The stretch of DNA GCCCCGCGACGATTATGGCTTTTCCAAATACTGCATCTCAAAATACATCGGCGAGTATTCTAATTTTTTCTGCCTCAGGCTGTTCGGCGTGTTCGGAAGATACGAGGATTACGAATATAAATTCATATCGAACGCAGTCGTAAAAAATCTTCTTCATATGCCGGTAACCATCAGGCAAAACGTAAATTTCAGCTGGTTATACATAAAAGATCTCTTTCCGGTCGTCGAATATTTCCTGGCAAAAGATCCTGAATTCGCATTTTATAATGTAACGCCGCCGGAAAACCTGGATCTCGTTTCGGTTGCACGGGAGATCAATTCGGTTTCGGATTATAAGTCGGATATTATTGTCGAAAACGAGGGAATGAACCTGGATTACAGCGGATCGAACGAACGGCTGGCCGCCGAGATTAAAAAATTAAGGTTTACTCCTTTCGATTCCGCTTTAAAGGAGTTAACAGGTTATTATAAATCGATACTGCCCACAATTGATATGGACACTATTTTACAGGACAGTTATGCCTCCGGGTGCAGGATAAAAAAATGATTTTGGTGTAAATACAATGGATGAAGAAGAGATACGAAATGATATTTTTAAGAAGGTTGAGTTGCTCTGCAGGTTAAGAAAAAATAGTGAAGAGTTCGTCCCCGGGAAGACCCCGGTCAATTATGCAGGCAGGGTTTACGATGAGAAAGAGATGATCTCCCTTGTCGATTCCGCACTGGATTTCTGGCTGACATCAGGGAGATATGCAGAAAAATTCGAAAAGGATCTTGCGGATTTTATCGGTGTCAAATACTGCCTGCTGACGAACTCGGGATCATCCGCGAATCTGCTGGCGATCTCTGCACTGACATCCCAAAAACTCGGTGAAGACAGATTAAAACCGGGAGACGAAGTCATCACGACTGCCTGCGGGTTCCCTACGACGTTGAACCCGATTATCCAGAATAACCTGACGCCGGTTTTTGTTGACGTGGAGCTCGGAACTTATAATATAAAAACTGAAAATCTCAAGGATGCGGTCTCCGAAAAGACAAAGGCGATCTTCGTTCCGCATACTCTGGGCAATCCCGCAGATATCTGCAAAATAAGGGAGGTCGCCGATGAATTCGATCTCTGGTTTATCGAGGATAACTGCGATGCACTGGGATCGAAATACGAAGGCAGATTTACCGGAAGCTACGGGGACATCTCGACATGCAGTTTTTACCCGGCTCATCATATAACGATGGGGGAAGGAGGGGCTGTTTTGACCGACGATCCCCTTCTCAAAAGAATCATCGCTTCGTTTAGGGACTGGGGCCGGGACTGCTGGTGCGACCCTGGAAAAGACAACTCATGCGGGAAGCGCTTTACCCAAAAATTCGGAGATCTGCCGCAGGGATATGACCACAAATATGTTTACTCGCATGTCGGCTACAACCTCAAAGTCACCGATATGCAGGCGGCAATAGGTGTGGAGCAGATAAAAAAACTTCCTCACTTTATCGAAAGGCGGAAAGAGAATTTTGCCGAATTAAGCAGCATCTTAGCAAAATATTCCGAGTACCTGCTGCTGCCGTACCCGGCAACCAAATCAGATCCGAGCTGGTTCGGATTTCCGGTTGTCGTAAAGGATGATGCACCTTTCAAAAGGAGCGACATCGTAAGTTACCTGGAGGAGCACAAGATTGCCACACGGATGCTCTTCGGCGGCAACCTGACGAAGCAGCCGGCATATGAAGGGATAAAATACCGTTTGCCCGGATCTTTGGAGAACACCGATACAGTAATGAACGATTTATTCTGGATCGGTGTCTACCCCGGTATCGATGAGGCAAGGTTAAACTATATAGAGAAGGTCTTTTCAGATTTTTTTTGTAAATAATTTATCCAATCATCATTTTCTATCAAATAGAGAAAAAAAGGATCAGGAATATTCAAAAATTTTTCAATTTAAAATTAATCGTCATTTCTCAACTTTGACAAGACATAACAAACTATCATTGATAAAACTTTTAGTATCCTGATAATGTCTTTCAATAGAAATAACAGAGAAATTATTCAACTGGAATAAAGAATGCAATGAAGACTCCGAAAAGAAATTAATATGTTCGTGCAGCTTTACGAATCCTAACGGGGGAATATACCTGAATTTAATTCTGAATAAAGTAGAGTATAAATCAATTGCCTTTAAAATGAATTCCGGGGAATTAGCAAGTTTATTCAAATAATTTTCAGTTTTATTCCCAAACCAGTTTTTGTATTTAAATGGTTCATATGGTACTTCAAGGACTAAATATCCGTCAGGAGTAAGGATTTCGTGAATTTTGTTTAATATGACATGAGGATCGGAGACATGCTCAAGAACCATTGACAATATCACAACATCAAATGTATCATTTCCGACTGAATCAATATCGTCTACAAGAGTTACACCGGGTACGGGTGTGACTCCAGAGACTTCATATACATATCGTTCATCTGAAATATCGTCCGGAATAAATTGCCCGCGATCGCCTCCATAATCTAAAATTCGATTAAATCTTCTTTTGCCTGAAAGATTCGCGAGAATAAATTTTTTAATCTGCTCCTTTCTTTCGGCAATGACCTGTTCATTATACCCGATACCGTTATTTATTGATTCGGAATACCACGGTTCATACTTATGACGAACCTGAAAATATTCCGGACCCCTATAATCATCGTAAAGGCGCTCAACTTCATCGTCATCAAATCTTTGTTCGAAAAATCTGAATCCGCAGTTATTGCACGTGAAAAAACGGCACCCGGATGGCTTTTCTCCCAGGACATAATGCGATATAAAAGGCGATATAATGCCATAGGAATATGAAAGCGAATCTGAATTACAACAAGGGCAGATCTCAATATTATACATTCAAATTATCCCCCAAAATTCTTAATAATCATTTTTCGTCTTCATTAAAGTTTATTCTTTCTCTTTCTATAACAAGCGGCCTTTTCATCACACGTGTCTGGATCGAACCGACATATTCGCCGATTACACCTATGAAAAACAACTGTACGGCGGAGAAGAAGAAAAGCCCAATTACAAGGGGGGCAATTCCTACATCGAAACTATACCAGTATATCAGTTTATAGACTGTATAGAAAAATGCAAAGATCAGGCTTATTATTGCCAGTGTAAATCCGATTAAAGTTGCAAGCCGTAGTGGAATTTTGGAATAGCTTGTTATTCCAAGCATAGCCATATCATAAAGGGTGTAGAAATTATTCTTTGTAATCCCTCTTTTTCTTAAGGGCTGCTGATATTCAATCTGGCATATGTCATATCCGATCTCGCTGATCAGACCTCTCATATACGGATATGGATCATCGATTAATCTTAGCTGCTCTATTATCTTTTTGTCATACAAACCGAAGCCCGTGAAATTTTTGATCTGTTTCACATCCGACAGCTTCTCGATAAAATAATAGTATACCCTCCTGATTGAAAAGAGAAGAGCATTCTCTTCGCTTCCTTTTTTAACCCCGACAACGACCTTGCACCCTTCATTCCACTTTTCGATGAATTCGGGTATCATATCAGGAGGGTCCTGGAAGTCTGCAACAAGAGAGATCACTGCATCTCCTTTTGCCTGTATCAGGCCATGAAACGGCGACCGGATATGCCCGAAATTTCTTGCATTAACGATAATTTTTACATTTTTATCTTTTTCTGCAATTCCTTTGAGTATCGGGACGGTCCTGTCCGTAGAGGCATTGTCAATGAAGATGTGCTCGTATTCGTATTCATCGAGATCCTGGAATATTGACTTTACGGCCTCGTAGAGCAATTCCACATTTTCTTCTTCATTGTAGCATGCCGTAACAATACTGATTTTTCGACCCATTTTACCTGACTCATGCGATTTCTATTTGTTTCAGCAATATGTATTTAAATTCCGGATATACCCGGATATTTAACCGGGAATTAAATAATATTTGATTTTGGTTTACTCACATAAATTTAAGACCGGATTATATTAAATAATCACTCAGGTTTCCACTTTTTGAAGCTTAAATACCTGTGCCCGAAAAAACTTATAAACGTGGTTATCGGTATGCACAGCAATGCAGCAATCCTGGGATCAATGCCAAGTCCAGCGACAAATATCGGCATCAGGATTAGATTTTCAAGGAGGACGAACAGGTACACGAAGTTAAATTTTATAAATTCCGTAACCGGGTGATTTTTTGATGAAAAAACCCAGAATCTGTTCCAGATATAGCTGTGTGTAACGGCCAGAAAATGACCGGCAACCGTCGCAATCATATAATTCATGAAACCGACGAGAACGAAGAAAATAAGATATCCTACAACCGTATTTAAAATTCCAACCAGCAGGAATTTTGACAACTGGGGGAATATCTGGTGTCTGTTATATATTTGAAAAATTTTCTGTATGGATTCAGAAAAAAAATCTCTTATTTTCATATATCTTATCCCCTGAAAATATGAACGGGCAACACAATAAACTTATAGAGTTTTAAAATGATTCTATTAATTTATTCTGCCGGTTTCCTGATTTTTATCAAAAAATAATATTACAATGTTTAAATTTTCCCTTTTATTTTTATCAGCAGCCTTTTGCCGGCTTTGCCTTTTACTTTGGCCCGGAAGGACGGATAGTCATACCTGAGTATTGAAGGATTGATGTCTTTTTTTTCATAATCTCTCCACATGTGTTTCTTCCTGGTCGATGCACGATTATTCTTTTTATTCACAAGGACGACTCTCTGCTTCATGGCTTCATCTCCTATCTCGATCAGGAGAGAGATTATCGGTAATCTATTTAGGGTTTTGGTTCATGAATTTTTCAGCCCGGATAAAACCCGATATTAAGATAGAATATGAATATTTTGTGAATTTAGATTGGATTTTCAGAAAAAATTTATTTAATCGTCGTAATTGATCAGCATCATACTGTTGAAGACTGCAGAGAAGATGATCTGCATCCCCGAGAGAAACAGCGTTAATGCAATTACTGCATTTGTAACCTGAGACAGGCTTCCGAATCCCGATTCGATCCAGTTGAGGATAATGTAAAGACCAATAATAGCACCGGCTGCAATAATGATTATCCCGGCAACCAGTTCTCGTTCAAGATTCTGGTAATTGGCAATTTTTGTTATTATTCCTACGTCCTCGTTGTATCCTGCAATGATGGAATAGGTCTTAATGTTGATGCCCATCAGGATTGCCTGAAGGCCACCGATAAAGAGGATCGACGCAAGAACGAAAGAGTGCAGGTTTGAATTCTCCAGGTTTCCTTCCAGATAATATATCGCCATAAGAACAGCACCCATTATAAAGAAGAAGAAACCAGGAATCGCAAGGAACGGAAGAGGCTGGTACAGCAGCATGAACCGTACATGCCTCCAGCCGTCTGCAAAGCTGTGCAGGTTTGACGGGGCCTTTCTAGGGTAGTAGTCTATAGGGACCTCGGATATCTTCAGGTTTTTTCTTGCAGCCTCGATTATCATCTCGGATGCAAACTCCATGCCCGGCGTCTTCAGGTTGAGACTGTCGAGGGCTTCTTTTTTAATGGCTCTCATTCCGCAGTGAGCATCGGATATATTGGTCTTGAATACCTTGTTCAGCATCCACGTGAGAACCGGATTTCCGATATACTGGTGGAGCGCCGGCATCGCCCCTTTCATGATATTTCCCTTGAGGCGGCTGCCCATGACGAAATCGGAGCCTGATTCGATCTCTTTTATAAATTCGGGAATTTTTTTGATATCATATGTCCCGTCCGCATCGAGTATGACTATGATCTCTCCCAAAGCCTCCCTGAAGGCGTATAGGTATGCGTTACCGTATCCTTTCTTTTCAGGCCGGATGACTTTTGCCCCGAGTTTTTCGGCGATCTCGTCCGTCCTGTCGGTGGAAGACGAAGAGACGATGATCTCGGCGGAGATGTTGTTTTCTTCGAGCACGGTTTTGATCTCTTCGATGCAGTCGGCTATGGTGAGCTCTTCGTTTAGCGCCGGGAGTATGACTGAGACGTATGGGTGATCTTCTTTTAACTTGGGGGCCGGGTTTTCGTTCATGTCTCTTCGTTTTATTTTCTTGTGAATTATCTGAGAAAGATTACAGGAATTCATTTGAATTTATATTTATGGCATTCCTGCATTTTCCCGCCGGAATATCATTTATAGTCTACGTTTATATTTAAACGGGTTTTGTTTAATCTTTCTGGTTTCGGTTCGCAGTTCGGATTTTGTGATGATAAATTTTTTTTAGAAGATTCAAAGATACCTGAATCTCTTCACGTCAGTCTTGATCTTGTTTCTGATCATAAAGTTGTATGAGAAGTATTATACTTTGGATACAACATGTCAAATTGATTCCGGTAGAAATTGTGGTTTATTATTCATTTCTTCCTGTTAATGAGCAATGCACCACTTATACATCCAGGTCAGATGTCGTCAAGGTCAAATACAATATATCCCATTTCACGCAGAGTCTCTTTTTCTTCTACCTTCTTTGCAAAAAGTGCAAAGTGCTCCTTTCTGGACTCATTATTCCACTGAACAGAACCCGACTTTTTTTCAAGGCCTGATAGAATCCTTCCGGCATCGATTTTATCAAGATTCTTCCATTTGCATTCAACAAATAAAATATCCCTGTTTTCCGGGTTGGTGACAACCGCATCGATCTCATTTTCCTTATGCCACCAGGGTCTTACATCAGTAAAAGTGAAAGGAAGAGGGACTTCTTTGGTTTTTATTTGCTCAATTACCAGCCGCTCAAATTGTTTCCCGTAATATGCATTGAGCTGAGGAGAAATACGGGAATAAACTTCATCAATGAGGCCCATTTCCAGGTCTGATAAATTCGGATATACAAACCTGAACCAGAATCTGAAGAACTGGTCATTAATCTCATAGATCCCGCCTTTTTTTCTCCCAAGAGGGAGTATATATTCAATAAAACGGAGATTTTCAAGGACCGAGAGGTATTTTGAAAGATTGCCCTTCTCTATTCCGGTGACTGAAGATAATTCTCCCTGTTTATTGTACCCGAGAGAGAGATATTTGAGAATTAGTGTATATGTTTTAGGTTCCCTGAATTCTTCTCTAAGCAAAACTCCGGGTTCGTTGTAGAGGACCTCACCTTTTCTGAGTATTTTTTTCTTTATATTTTCTTCAACTGTTAAGGAGCCATCGAGTTTTTGAAGGTAAAAAGGGATGCCTCCGCATATTGCCCATAAACAGAACAGATCTGATTTTTCATAAACCGGGTAAAAATACTTCAGGTGCTTAAACGACATTGGTGAAACGTTCCACTCACCTGTTCTTCTCCCGTATAAAGGGCTTTTGTAACCTAATACCTCGGTTTCCATCATTCCCATCGAAGAGCCGCAGATTATCAGGAATAGATTTCTGTCAATAAGTAGTTCATCCCAGATCTTTTGAAATACTGAAACGACTCCGCGATTCAGCTCAATCAGATATGGAAATTCATCGATTGCAATTACCGCATTTCTGTTGCCTATCTCTTCTGAAAAATGCTTATATAATGAATAGAAGGACGAGACGTCGATATCCCTGAAATATTCTTTTCCGGTGAGGTCAGCGAATTTATCTTTCATCTCTTTGATATTTTCTTCAGTACTGTCATTTGTGCAGAGGATATATGTCCCGTCTTTGTCTTCAATGAATTTTTTTATCAGTTCGGTCTTTCCAATCCTCCGCTTCCCGTACAAAACGATCATCTGGGCTGAATTTTCGGCATATTTCTTGTTGAGAAAATCGAGTTCCTGCTCCCGGTTCACGAAAGGTTGTATCATAAGTATTATACTTTACATACAACTATTTAAGGATTGTACATGATAAGATTATTCAGGCATTTTGTGCCTGTGCTATGACATAAATTAGATTTTATTTTCTTATTGATAACTTTCTGGCCCTATTTCCTGGAAATTATACGGGAGGAAGAGGCTGCATAATGGGCCGGGGAGAGATTCCTTTTGGATCCATATCGCTGAACAGGTTTCATCCGGATTATGTGAAAAGTGGTCTGAAGGCTGAATTGATTATCGGACCTGACAGGACAGCGATGTTAATTCATCCCGTTCTCAATAAATTGAATTTACATCCAAGAGAAACCAGGATTCGTAAAACATAAAATAAAACTTAAATAATGCTCAAAATATGGCCAAATTACGATTTTTCTAATCCTCACAGAAGCCCCAGATTCCACGATCTCACCTTTAGTCGACAAACATCGTCAGAAAAAAAAGGAGGCTATAACGTGCCGCCATATCTCTACAATCCATGCTTTAATCCCTGTGGAACAGGCATATTTTCGTTATTTCAAAAGTGTTTTCAAAGCAGCGGATTAAAAGCTGAAATAAGCCCGAATTATCGTTTTTTGGGTAAGGATCATATCTGAAAAAAGTTCCGGATTTACCTGACGCAGGGATCGGACTTCTCAGGTGTTGATTCGGGCTCTGATCTCTTCGATGCAGTCTCCTACGGGGAGTTTTCTTTTAACTTGGGGGGCCGGGTTTTCGTTCATGTCTCTTCGTTTTATTTTTTTATGATTATCTGAGAAAGGTTACAGGAATTTATTTAGATTTTTATTTATAGGATTCTTGCATTTTTTCGCCAGAATATCATTTATAATCTACGTTTATATTTAAACGGGTTTTGTTTAATCGTCGCTATATAGAAATCCTCATTTTAGCATTTTGGTATTAGCATTTTTTACAATTCAACTGCTTTATGAAAGTTTGTTTAGAAAATTTCTATAAGGCCCAATTTTATCTAATTAGATATTAATTAATAATTGTAATCTAAAAAGAGAGAGATATAATAAGGTGATAGTGATTTCAAATATAAACAATATAATTGAAAACTTTAATAGGGTTAATATTCTTGCTATTGGGGACTTAATGATTGACCAATATTTAGAGGGGAGTGTAACACGTATATCCCCAGAAGCACCTGTACCTGTTGTTGATGTAGAATATGAGCAGTATAAATTGGGAGGAGCTGCAAATGCGATAAATAATATAAAAAGTCTGGGAGGATCTGTTGAAGCAATAGGGATTATTGGAAAAGATGATTCTGGAAAAATGTTGTTAGACATGCTAATGGAAAAAGGCATTGATACTAAAGGAATTATAATATCTGATGATAGACCTACGATACTGAAAACCAGAGTTATCGGTAACGGTCACCAAATAGTAAGAATAGATAAAGAAATTCGAAATCCTATCGATAATAAAACAACAGAGTGTGTATTAAATTATATTAAACAAAGGATTAATGATTTCAATGCAATTTTAATATCTGATTATAATAAAGGATTTATATCACAGCAATTACTGTCTGGAATAGTATCATTAGCACAATTATATAACATACCAATCATTGTAAATTCAAAAGCAGAAAAATTATGCTCTTATAAAAATATCTCTATAATTATTACTGATCTATCTTATGCATCAGAAGCGGTTGGCATAAAAGCAATAAATGAAACAAGTGTCCGAAATGTAGGTCAATGGTTGTTAACCCATCTCGATTGCAGGGGCGTTCTAATTATTCGTGGTAAAAAGGGAATTACGTTATTTGATAAAAATAATGATGTAAAAAATCACTTTATTAATCCGATTGAGGCAAATGATATAACAGGTGTAAGTGACGTTTTAACTGGTGTTATGGCTCTGTCTTTAGCAAGCGGTCTGGATTTACAAAATGCAGCAACAATTGTAAATGCAGCAGCAAATGTTGCTTTTAAGAAAAAAGGAGTGCATACAATTACAAAAGATGAATTATTAGAGCAGATCTCATGACAGAAATTACATCAGAAGATTTAAAAAAATTAGAAGATAAAGCGAATCTAATTCGCAGGCATGTCATAAAAATATTAAATAGTGCCGGTTCAGGGCATACGGGAGGGTCTCTCTCATGCACAGACCTTTTAGTAGCATTATATTTTCATGTAATGAACCATAGTCCTGATGTTAAATTAGAAAATCAGGACAGATTTATATTATCGAAAGGCCATGCAGCACCTGCTTTGTACTCAACATTGGCAGAATGTGGATATTTTTCTATCAATGAATTAGAATCATTAAGAAAAAATAACGGTTTTCTTCAAGGCCATCCCGATTGCAAAATACCTGGAGTGGAGGTTTCCGGAGGCTCACTTGGTCAGGGTCTCTCAATTGCTAATGGCCTATCTATTGCTGCAAAATATGACAATAAAAATTCAAAAATCTATGTTTTATTAGGAGATGGTGAATGTGACGAGGGTCAGATTTGGGAAGCAGCTATGCTCTCTGCACATTATAAACTAGATAATATTATTGCAATTGTCGATCGTAATGGCCTTCAAATTGACGGTCAGACTGAAAAAGTTATGTGTCTTGAGCCATTTGCAAGAAAATGGGAATCCTTTGGATGGAATATAATTGAAATTGACGGGAATGATATGTCACAGATAATAAATGCCTTTAAAGAAGCAAAATGCTTAACAGGTAAACCCACAGTGATAATTGCATATACATTTAAAGGAAAAGGCGTTTCTTTTATGGAATGGGTTAATTCATTCCATGGTAAGGCCCCTAACGAAACAGAGATGAATATGGCTTTAGAGGAATTAAAATGAGCTATTTATCAACCCGAGAGGCCTGTGGAAATGCTTTGACTGAGCTTGGAGAAACAGAAAAAGATATTTTTGTACTTGACGCTGATCTTTCCGTATCAACACAGACAAAAAAATTTGCAGAAAGATATCCTCAAAGATTTCTCAATGTAGGATGTGCCGAACAAAATTTAGTTGGAACAGCTGCTGGTCTGGCTATAGCTAGGAAAACAGTTTTTGTAGGTTCTTATGCTATGTTCATTAACAGGGCGTGGGAGCAGATTAGAAATACTATATCTCATGACAACCTGAATGTCAAAATATTAGCCAGTCATTCTGGTATGACAAATGCTCCCGATGGCGCATCTCATCAGTGTTTTGAAGATATTGCCATTATGAGGGTAATACCAAACATGTCTGTTCTGTGTCCGGCAGATGAAATTGAAGCTAAAAAATTAATCCTTGCTGAAGCTTATCGAAAAGGCCCTTCATATATCAGATTGAATCGGATTGCTACACAACCAATTTATGACATCGATTATGAATTTGAGTTTGGTAAGGCAGTACAAATAAAAGAAGGGACAGATGTTACTGTGATTGCAACCGGGACCATGGTTACAGAGGCAATAAAAGCATCAGAAGTGCTGAAAAAAGAGGGAATAAATGCACAAATCCTGAATGTACATACATTGAAACCATTAGATAATGATACAATTATAAAAGCAGCAAAAGATACTGGTCGTGTCGTTACAATTGAAGAACATAGCAGATATGGTGGTCTCGGTGGAGCCATTGCCGAAATTCTCGCAGAAAGTTATCCTGTTCCTATGAGGATAATCGGAATAAAGGATAGATTTGGAGAATCGGGAGTGTATGAGCATTTAATAAATAAGTTTGGTTTAAATGCGTCTGAAATTGTAAAGAGTGCTAAAATTTTACTTGGTGAAAAGAAATGAAATTTTTTATTGATACTGCAAATATTGATGAGATAAGGATTGCTAATGACTGGGGAATCATTGACGGTGTAACAACGAATCCTTCTTTGGTGGCAAAAGAAGAAAAAGACTTCCGGGCTCTTATTGAAGAGATTCTTGGTATTGTAAACGGACCTATAAGTGTAGAAGTTATTAGTACCGATACAGAAGGAATGGTAAAAGAAGCACTGGATATATCACAATGGTCAGAAAACATTGTGGTAAAAATACCAATGATTCCTGAAGGATTGAAAGCTATAAAAATATTACATAATAAAGGCATCAAAACGAATGCTACGCTGATATTCTCGGTTAATCAGGCGCTAATGGCTGCCAAAGCAGGAGCAAATTATGTAAGTCCATTTATTGGAAGATTAGATGATATAGGACAAGATGGTTTACAGATAATTCGGGATTTAAGAGAAATTTTTAGCCAGTATGACTTAAAAAACGAAATCATTGTAGCCAGCATCAGGCATCCTTTGCATGTTGTGGAGTCAGCAAAAGCCGGAGCACATGTTGCTACAATTCCATTTGGCGTAATAGAAAAGATGTTTAAACATCCTTTAACAGACAGCGGGCTCAATAGTTTCTTAAAAGACTGGAATAAAACACAAAAATAACGGGTATGACAATGGATAAAGAATCAAACATTTATGTTGCAGGGCACAAAGGACTTTTGGGCTCTGCATTGATAAAAAAACTACATTCGGAAGGCTACACGAATATTATCTTTAAAAATCATGATCAATTGGATTTAACCAATCAAAATGCAGTAGATGATTTTTTCAAAAATGAAACACCTGAATATGTCTTTCTTGCAGCTGGTTTAACAGGGGGAATTTTAGCAAATAAAACCTATCCTGCCACATTTCTGCATACTAACATTGCTATTCAGGATAACGTATTTCAGGCAGCTGTAAAATATGATGTGAAAAATTTAGTTTT from Methanolacinia petrolearia DSM 11571 encodes:
- a CDS encoding NAD-dependent epimerase/dehydratase family protein, with translation MGKTIFITGSSGFIGKNLSEHFKDKYNIIAPAHKELDLLSEKEVRTFFRDNDIDYVIHCANIGGNRKYCGTSNVVGDNLRMFFNIADNSGHFERLIHFGSGAEYDKTRDLRSVREDEFGEYVPRDDYGFSKYCISKYIGEYSNFFCLRLFGVFGRYEDYEYKFISNAVVKNLLHMPVTIRQNVNFSWLYIKDLFPVVEYFLAKDPEFAFYNVTPPENLDLVSVAREINSVSDYKSDIIVENEGMNLDYSGSNERLAAEIKKLRFTPFDSALKELTGYYKSILPTIDMDTILQDSYASGCRIKK
- the rfbH gene encoding lipopolysaccharide biosynthesis protein RfbH, with the protein product MDEEEIRNDIFKKVELLCRLRKNSEEFVPGKTPVNYAGRVYDEKEMISLVDSALDFWLTSGRYAEKFEKDLADFIGVKYCLLTNSGSSANLLAISALTSQKLGEDRLKPGDEVITTACGFPTTLNPIIQNNLTPVFVDVELGTYNIKTENLKDAVSEKTKAIFVPHTLGNPADICKIREVADEFDLWFIEDNCDALGSKYEGRFTGSYGDISTCSFYPAHHITMGEGGAVLTDDPLLKRIIASFRDWGRDCWCDPGKDNSCGKRFTQKFGDLPQGYDHKYVYSHVGYNLKVTDMQAAIGVEQIKKLPHFIERRKENFAELSSILAKYSEYLLLPYPATKSDPSWFGFPVVVKDDAPFKRSDIVSYLEEHKIATRMLFGGNLTKQPAYEGIKYRLPGSLENTDTVMNDLFWIGVYPGIDEARLNYIEKVFSDFFCK
- a CDS encoding class I SAM-dependent methyltransferase produces the protein MYNIEICPCCNSDSLSYSYGIISPFISHYVLGEKPSGCRFFTCNNCGFRFFEQRFDDDEVERLYDDYRGPEYFQVRHKYEPWYSESINNGIGYNEQVIAERKEQIKKFILANLSGKRRFNRILDYGGDRGQFIPDDISDERYVYEVSGVTPVPGVTLVDDIDSVGNDTFDVVILSMVLEHVSDPHVILNKIHEILTPDGYLVLEVPYEPFKYKNWFGNKTENYLNKLANSPEFILKAIDLYSTLFRIKFRYIPPLGFVKLHEHINFFSESSLHSLFQLNNFSVISIERHYQDTKSFINDSLLCLVKVEK
- a CDS encoding glycosyltransferase family 2 protein, whose product is MGRKISIVTACYNEEENVELLYEAVKSIFQDLDEYEYEHIFIDNASTDRTVPILKGIAEKDKNVKIIVNARNFGHIRSPFHGLIQAKGDAVISLVADFQDPPDMIPEFIEKWNEGCKVVVGVKKGSEENALLFSIRRVYYYFIEKLSDVKQIKNFTGFGLYDKKIIEQLRLIDDPYPYMRGLISEIGYDICQIEYQQPLRKRGITKNNFYTLYDMAMLGITSYSKIPLRLATLIGFTLAIISLIFAFFYTVYKLIYWYSFDVGIAPLVIGLFFFSAVQLFFIGVIGEYVGSIQTRVMKRPLVIERERINFNEDEK
- a CDS encoding GtrA family protein, with the protein product MSKFLLVGILNTVVGYLIFFVLVGFMNYMIATVAGHFLAVTHSYIWNRFWVFSSKNHPVTEFIKFNFVYLFVLLENLILMPIFVAGLGIDPRIAALLCIPITTFISFFGHRYLSFKKWKPE
- a CDS encoding glycosyltransferase family 2 protein, giving the protein MNENPAPKLKEDHPYVSVILPALNEELTIADCIEEIKTVLEENNISAEIIVSSSSTDRTDEIAEKLGAKVIRPEKKGYGNAYLYAFREALGEIIVILDADGTYDIKKIPEFIKEIESGSDFVMGSRLKGNIMKGAMPALHQYIGNPVLTWMLNKVFKTNISDAHCGMRAIKKEALDSLNLKTPGMEFASEMIIEAARKNLKISEVPIDYYPRKAPSNLHSFADGWRHVRFMLLYQPLPFLAIPGFFFFIMGAVLMAIYYLEGNLENSNLHSFVLASILFIGGLQAILMGINIKTYSIIAGYNEDVGIITKIANYQNLERELVAGIIIIAAGAIIGLYIILNWIESGFGSLSQVTNAVIALTLFLSGMQIIFSAVFNSMMLINYDD
- a CDS encoding ATP-binding protein, encoding MIQPFVNREQELDFLNKKYAENSAQMIVLYGKRRIGKTELIKKFIEDKDGTYILCTNDSTEENIKEMKDKFADLTGKEYFRDIDVSSFYSLYKHFSEEIGNRNAVIAIDEFPYLIELNRGVVSVFQKIWDELLIDRNLFLIICGSSMGMMETEVLGYKSPLYGRRTGEWNVSPMSFKHLKYFYPVYEKSDLFCLWAICGGIPFYLQKLDGSLTVEENIKKKILRKGEVLYNEPGVLLREEFREPKTYTLILKYLSLGYNKQGELSSVTGIEKGNLSKYLSVLENLRFIEYILPLGRKKGGIYEINDQFFRFWFRFVYPNLSDLEMGLIDEVYSRISPQLNAYYGKQFERLVIEQIKTKEVPLPFTFTDVRPWWHKENEIDAVVTNPENRDILFVECKWKNLDKIDAGRILSGLEKKSGSVQWNNESRKEHFALFAKKVEEKETLREMGYIVFDLDDI
- a CDS encoding bifunctional heptose 7-phosphate kinase/heptose 1-phosphate adenyltransferase; translation: MIVISNINNIIENFNRVNILAIGDLMIDQYLEGSVTRISPEAPVPVVDVEYEQYKLGGAANAINNIKSLGGSVEAIGIIGKDDSGKMLLDMLMEKGIDTKGIIISDDRPTILKTRVIGNGHQIVRIDKEIRNPIDNKTTECVLNYIKQRINDFNAILISDYNKGFISQQLLSGIVSLAQLYNIPIIVNSKAEKLCSYKNISIIITDLSYASEAVGIKAINETSVRNVGQWLLTHLDCRGVLIIRGKKGITLFDKNNDVKNHFINPIEANDITGVSDVLTGVMALSLASGLDLQNAATIVNAAANVAFKKKGVHTITKDELLEQIS
- a CDS encoding transketolase gives rise to the protein MTEITSEDLKKLEDKANLIRRHVIKILNSAGSGHTGGSLSCTDLLVALYFHVMNHSPDVKLENQDRFILSKGHAAPALYSTLAECGYFSINELESLRKNNGFLQGHPDCKIPGVEVSGGSLGQGLSIANGLSIAAKYDNKNSKIYVLLGDGECDEGQIWEAAMLSAHYKLDNIIAIVDRNGLQIDGQTEKVMCLEPFARKWESFGWNIIEIDGNDMSQIINAFKEAKCLTGKPTVIIAYTFKGKGVSFMEWVNSFHGKAPNETEMNMALEELK